A single genomic interval of Ramlibacter pinisoli harbors:
- a CDS encoding HAMP domain-containing protein, with amino-acid sequence MEVLAKLPITEQQGGELKLLLNALGAFRRGEGGVTLPTEWEGIHGKLAAEFNELSAQTARTTHKLKSVETVSRLGGKASRRIHDEKLTGFWQDNVATMNLLVDELEIAGENTRALLKALTDLKRGNAKAQLPADWTGVFGKVADSFNDVVNENVRISQELARLSRVVGKEGKLKERAQVPNATGLWRDSAESINSLIADLVHPTSEVARVIGAVAQGDLSKSMALEADGRPLEGEFLRTAMIINKMVQQLGTFAAEVTRVAREVGTEGKLGGQADVQGVAGTWKDLTDSVNFMASNLTAQVRNIADVTKAVAAGDLSKKITVDVKGEILELKNTINTMVDQLSSFASEVTRVAREVGTEGKLGGQADVQGVAGTWKDLTESVNSMGSNLTAQVRNIADVTTAVAAGDLSKKITVDVKGEILELKNTINTMVDQLRSFASEVTRVAREVGTEGKLGGQADVQGVAGTWKDLTDSVNSMAGNLTAQVRNIAEVTTAVAAGDLSKKITVDVKGEILELKNTINTMVDQLRSFASEVTRVAREVGTEGKLGGQADVQGVAGTWKDLTDNVNFMAGNLTAQVRNIADVTKAVAAGDLSKKITVDVKGEILELKNTINTMVDQLSSFASEVTRVAREVGTEGKLGGQADVQGVAGTWKDLTDSVNFMASNLTAQVRNIADVTTAVAAGDLSKKITVDVKGEILELKNTINTMVDQLRSFASEVTRVAREVGTEGKLGGQADVQGVAGTWKDLTDSVNSMAGNLTAQVRNIADVTKAVAAGDLSKKITVDVKGEILELKNTINTMVDQLSSFASEVTRVAREVGTEGKLGGQADVRGVAGTWKDLTDNVNFMAGNLTAQVRNIADVTKAVAAGDLSKKITVDVKGEILELKNTINTMVDQLRSFASEVTRVAREVGTEGKLGGQADVQGVAGTWKDLTDSVNSMAGNLTAQVRNIADVTKAVAAGDLSKKITVDVKGEILELKNTINTMVDQLSSFASEVTRVAREVGTEGRLGGQADVQGVAGTWKDLTESVNSMASNLTVQLRDVSKVATAIAMGDLTQKITVDVRGEILQIKDVINTMVDQLRSFAAEVTRVAREVGTEGKLGGQADVQGVAGTWKDLTDNVNFMAGNLTAQVRNIADVTKAVAAGDLSKKITVDVKGEILELKNTINTMVDQLSSFASEVTRVAREVGTEGRLGGQAQVKGVSGTWKDLTDNVNFMAGNLTSQVRGIAKVVTAVANGDLQQKLTVEAKGEIAALAETINSMTDTLATFADQVTTVAREVGVEGKLGGQAKVPGASGTWKGLTENVNQLAANLTTQVRAIAEVATAVTQGDLTRSITVEAQGEVAALKDTINEMIRNLKDTTQLNTEQDWLKTNLAKFSRMLQGQKDLVAVGHLILSELAPVVGAQQAEFYVLRYTQEMPKLHLMASYASDGHGAYGKEVDLGEGLVGQCAFDKKKILLTSSIPDSLRISSGLTDLSPINVLVLPIIFEGQVRGVVELASLERFNPTHQQFLDQLTESIGIVINTIEANMRTEDLLTQSQSLAQELQSRQQELQQTNEELQEKARLLVHQNHEVERKNQEVEQARQALEEKAKQLALTSKYKSEFLANMSHELRTPLNSLLILSDQLSKNPDGNLTTKQVEFAKTIHSSGNDLLMLINDILDLSKIESGTVAVDVSELRLSDLQLYVERTFRHVAEAKNVEFLIHTGVQLPLAMVTDIKRLQQILKNLLSNAFKFTHQGNVTLTIEEVVTGWSSDHEELNRASQVVAFAVSDTGIGISGDKQQIIFEAFQQADGSTSRKYGGTGLGLAISRELSKLLGGEIRLASAPGQGSTFTLYLPVHYPSTRATRRTSSFSEGRTIDPVAHARRLAPPKPAPLPEPVPDEAADAAAASRNEADDDRATIQEGDQVLLIVENDLAFARFLLDAARAKGFKGLVTSMGAGALTFANQFQIAAITLDMYLPDMDGWRVLDRLKQDFIARHIPVCVISTDDSKERAFKSGALAFVEKPIQSKEILDGMLDMLRSYASRKQRNVLVAMKDTGARNEFLGLLEGDDIHPVVVKGADKFFDALDESQFDCVVLDDAFGKLDTAQVRHALEAQAALGPLPLLLYRTGMDEGGRFAWHSDDRVTVRELHTVEMLYDAALLALHQSVARLPEARRHLLEDTVSAAKPLAGKRVLIVDDDMRNIFALATVLEEHSMDIVWADNGREAISRVANDPQIEVVLMDIMMPEMDGMATMKEIRKLPQGKNLPMIAVTAKAMKGDREKCIEAGAWDYLSKPVNTHDLLTVLRAWLHQ; translated from the coding sequence CCGGCCACTGGAAGGCGAATTCCTGCGCACCGCCATGATCATCAACAAGATGGTGCAGCAACTCGGCACGTTCGCGGCCGAAGTGACACGGGTGGCGCGCGAAGTGGGCACCGAAGGCAAGCTGGGCGGCCAGGCCGACGTGCAAGGCGTGGCCGGCACCTGGAAGGACCTCACCGATTCGGTGAACTTCATGGCGTCCAACCTCACGGCCCAGGTGCGCAATATCGCCGACGTGACCAAGGCCGTGGCGGCCGGGGACCTGTCCAAGAAGATCACGGTGGACGTGAAGGGCGAAATCCTGGAGCTGAAGAACACCATCAACACCATGGTGGACCAGCTGTCCTCGTTCGCCTCCGAAGTGACGCGGGTGGCGCGCGAGGTGGGCACCGAAGGCAAGCTGGGCGGCCAGGCCGACGTGCAGGGCGTGGCCGGCACGTGGAAGGACCTGACCGAGTCCGTGAACTCCATGGGCTCGAACCTCACGGCGCAGGTTCGCAACATCGCCGACGTGACGACGGCTGTTGCGGCCGGTGACCTGTCCAAGAAGATCACGGTGGACGTGAAGGGCGAAATCCTGGAGCTGAAGAACACCATCAACACCATGGTGGACCAGCTGCGCTCGTTTGCGTCTGAAGTGACGCGGGTGGCGCGTGAGGTGGGAACGGAAGGCAAGCTGGGCGGCCAGGCCGACGTGCAGGGCGTGGCCGGCACCTGGAAGGACCTGACCGATTCCGTGAACTCGATGGCCGGCAACTTGACGGCCCAGGTGCGCAACATCGCCGAAGTGACGACGGCGGTGGCGGCGGGCGACCTGTCCAAGAAGATCACGGTGGACGTCAAGGGCGAGATCCTGGAGCTGAAGAACACCATCAACACCATGGTGGATCAGCTGCGTTCGTTCGCCTCCGAAGTGACGCGGGTGGCGCGCGAAGTGGGCACCGAAGGCAAGCTGGGCGGCCAGGCCGACGTGCAGGGCGTGGCGGGTACCTGGAAGGACCTGACCGACAACGTGAACTTCATGGCCGGCAACCTGACGGCCCAGGTGCGCAACATCGCCGACGTGACCAAGGCGGTGGCGGCCGGCGACCTGTCCAAGAAGATCACGGTGGACGTGAAGGGCGAGATCCTGGAGCTGAAGAACACCATCAACACCATGGTGGATCAGCTGTCCTCGTTCGCGTCCGAAGTGACGCGGGTGGCGCGCGAGGTGGGCACCGAAGGCAAGCTGGGCGGGCAGGCCGACGTGCAGGGCGTGGCCGGCACCTGGAAGGACCTGACCGACTCGGTGAACTTCATGGCGTCCAACCTCACGGCGCAGGTGCGCAACATCGCCGACGTGACGACGGCCGTGGCGGCCGGCGACCTGTCCAAGAAGATCACGGTGGACGTGAAAGGCGAGATCCTGGAGCTGAAGAACACCATCAACACCATGGTGGACCAGTTGCGCTCGTTCGCGTCGGAAGTGACGCGGGTGGCGCGCGAGGTGGGGACGGAAGGCAAGCTGGGCGGACAGGCCGACGTGCAGGGCGTGGCCGGCACCTGGAAGGACCTGACCGATTCCGTGAACTCGATGGCCGGCAACTTGACGGCCCAGGTGCGCAACATCGCCGACGTGACCAAGGCGGTGGCGGCGGGTGACCTGTCCAAGAAGATCACGGTGGACGTGAAGGGCGAGATCCTGGAGCTGAAAAACACCATCAACACCATGGTGGACCAGCTGTCCTCGTTCGCCTCCGAGGTGACCCGGGTGGCGCGCGAGGTGGGGACGGAAGGCAAGCTGGGCGGCCAGGCCGATGTGCGCGGCGTGGCGGGTACCTGGAAGGACCTGACCGACAACGTGAACTTCATGGCCGGCAACCTGACGGCCCAGGTGCGCAACATCGCCGACGTGACCAAGGCCGTGGCGGCGGGTGACCTGTCCAAGAAGATCACGGTGGACGTGAAGGGCGAGATCCTGGAGCTGAAGAACACCATCAACACCATGGTGGACCAGCTGCGCTCGTTCGCCTCCGAAGTGACGCGGGTGGCGCGCGAGGTGGGTACCGAGGGCAAGCTGGGCGGCCAGGCCGATGTGCAGGGCGTGGCCGGCACCTGGAAGGACTTGACCGATTCCGTGAATTCGATGGCCGGCAACCTGACGGCCCAGGTGCGTAACATCGCCGACGTGACGAAGGCGGTGGCGGCCGGCGACCTGTCCAAGAAGATCACGGTGGACGTCAAGGGCGAGATCCTGGAGCTGAAGAACACCATCAACACCATGGTGGACCAGCTGTCCTCGTTCGCCTCCGAAGTGACGCGGGTGGCGCGCGAAGTGGGCACGGAAGGGCGCCTGGGCGGCCAGGCCGACGTGCAGGGCGTGGCCGGTACCTGGAAGGACCTGACCGAGTCGGTGAACTCGATGGCCTCCAACCTCACGGTGCAGCTGCGCGACGTGTCCAAGGTGGCCACGGCCATCGCCATGGGCGACCTGACGCAGAAGATCACGGTCGACGTGCGCGGCGAGATCCTGCAGATCAAGGACGTGATCAACACCATGGTGGACCAGCTGCGGTCGTTCGCGGCCGAGGTGACCCGGGTGGCGCGCGAGGTGGGGACCGAAGGCAAGCTCGGTGGCCAGGCCGACGTGCAGGGCGTGGCGGGTACCTGGAAGGACCTGACCGACAACGTGAACTTCATGGCCGGCAACCTGACGGCCCAGGTGCGCAACATCGCCGACGTGACCAAGGCGGTGGCGGCGGGCGACCTGTCCAAGAAGATCACGGTGGACGTGAAGGGCGAAATCCTGGAGCTGAAGAACACCATCAACACCATGGTGGACCAGCTGTCCTCGTTCGCCTCCGAAGTGACGCGGGTGGCGCGGGAAGTGGGCACCGAAGGGCGCCTGGGCGGCCAGGCCCAGGTGAAGGGCGTGTCGGGAACCTGGAAGGACCTGACCGACAACGTGAACTTCATGGCCGGCAACCTGACCTCGCAGGTGCGAGGCATCGCCAAGGTGGTGACCGCCGTGGCCAACGGCGACCTGCAGCAGAAGCTGACGGTGGAGGCCAAGGGCGAGATCGCCGCGCTGGCCGAGACCATCAACTCGATGACCGACACGCTGGCCACGTTCGCCGACCAGGTGACCACGGTGGCGCGCGAGGTGGGCGTGGAGGGCAAGCTGGGCGGCCAGGCCAAGGTGCCGGGCGCCTCGGGCACCTGGAAGGGCCTGACCGAGAACGTGAACCAGCTGGCCGCCAACCTCACCACGCAGGTGCGCGCCATCGCCGAGGTGGCGACGGCCGTGACGCAGGGTGACCTGACGCGGTCGATCACGGTGGAGGCGCAGGGCGAGGTGGCCGCGCTGAAGGACACCATCAACGAGATGATCCGCAACCTGAAGGACACCACGCAGCTGAACACCGAGCAGGACTGGCTGAAGACCAACCTGGCGAAGTTCTCGCGGATGCTGCAGGGGCAGAAAGACCTGGTCGCCGTGGGCCACCTGATCCTGTCGGAGCTGGCTCCGGTGGTGGGTGCCCAGCAGGCCGAGTTCTACGTGCTGCGCTACACGCAGGAGATGCCCAAGCTGCACCTGATGGCCAGCTACGCGTCGGACGGCCATGGCGCCTACGGCAAGGAGGTCGACCTGGGCGAAGGCCTGGTGGGCCAGTGCGCCTTCGACAAGAAGAAGATCCTGCTCACGTCCAGCATCCCCGACTCGCTGCGCATCTCGTCCGGGCTGACCGACCTGTCGCCGATCAACGTGCTGGTGCTGCCCATCATCTTCGAAGGGCAGGTGCGCGGCGTGGTCGAACTCGCCTCGCTCGAGCGCTTCAATCCCACCCACCAGCAGTTCCTCGACCAGCTGACCGAATCGATCGGCATCGTGATCAACACGATCGAGGCCAACATGCGCACCGAGGACCTGCTGACGCAGTCGCAGTCGCTCGCGCAGGAATTGCAGAGCCGGCAGCAGGAACTGCAGCAGACCAACGAGGAACTGCAGGAGAAGGCCCGCCTGCTGGTGCACCAGAACCACGAGGTGGAGCGCAAGAACCAGGAAGTGGAGCAGGCCCGCCAAGCGCTGGAGGAAAAGGCCAAGCAGCTGGCCCTGACGTCCAAGTACAAGTCCGAGTTCCTGGCCAACATGTCGCACGAGTTGCGCACGCCGCTGAACTCGCTGCTCATCCTGTCCGACCAGCTGTCCAAGAACCCGGACGGCAACCTCACGACCAAGCAGGTGGAATTCGCCAAGACGATCCACTCGTCCGGCAACGACCTGTTGATGCTGATCAACGACATCCTGGACCTGTCCAAGATCGAGTCGGGCACGGTGGCCGTGGACGTCAGCGAGCTGCGGCTGTCGGATCTGCAGCTCTACGTGGAGCGCACCTTCCGCCACGTGGCGGAGGCCAAGAACGTCGAGTTCCTCATCCACACCGGCGTGCAGCTACCGCTGGCGATGGTCACGGACATCAAGCGCCTGCAGCAGATCCTGAAGAACCTGCTGTCCAACGCGTTCAAGTTCACCCACCAGGGCAACGTGACGCTGACCATCGAGGAAGTGGTCACGGGCTGGAGTTCCGATCACGAGGAGCTCAACCGGGCCAGCCAGGTGGTGGCGTTCGCCGTGTCGGACACCGGCATCGGCATCTCGGGCGACAAGCAGCAGATCATCTTCGAGGCGTTCCAGCAGGCCGACGGGTCGACCAGCCGCAAGTACGGCGGCACCGGCCTGGGCCTGGCCATCAGCCGCGAGCTGTCCAAGCTGCTGGGCGGCGAGATCCGGCTGGCCAGCGCGCCGGGGCAGGGCAGCACGTTCACGCTGTACCTGCCGGTGCACTATCCCTCGACGCGCGCCACCCGGCGCACCAGTTCGTTCTCCGAGGGCCGCACGATCGACCCGGTGGCGCACGCGCGCCGGCTCGCACCGCCCAAGCCGGCGCCGCTGCCCGAGCCCGTGCCCGATGAAGCCGCGGACGCGGCCGCGGCGAGTCGCAACGAGGCGGACGACGACCGCGCCACCATCCAGGAAGGCGACCAGGTGCTGCTGATCGTCGAGAACGACCTGGCCTTCGCCCGCTTCCTGCTGGATGCGGCACGTGCCAAGGGGTTCAAGGGGCTGGTCACGTCGATGGGGGCCGGCGCGCTGACGTTCGCCAACCAGTTCCAGATCGCGGCCATCACGCTCGACATGTACCTGCCCGACATGGACGGCTGGCGCGTGCTCGACCGGCTCAAGCAGGACTTCATCGCCCGCCACATACCGGTGTGCGTCATCTCCACCGACGATTCCAAGGAACGCGCATTCAAAAGCGGGGCCCTGGCGTTCGTCGAGAAGCCGATCCAGTCCAAGGAAATCCTGGACGGCATGCTCGACATGCTGCGGTCCTATGCCTCGCGCAAGCAGCGCAACGTGCTGGTGGCGATGAAGGACACCGGCGCCCGTAACGAATTCCTGGGCCTGCTGGAAGGCGATGACATCCATCCGGTGGTGGTCAAGGGCGCCGACAAGTTCTTCGACGCCCTGGACGAGAGCCAGTTCGACTGCGTGGTGCTGGACGACGCCTTCGGCAAGCTCGACACCGCCCAGGTGCGACACGCCCTGGAAGCGCAGGCCGCGCTGGGCCCATTGCCGTTGCTGCTGTACCGCACCGGCATGGACGAGGGCGGACGCTTCGCCTGGCATTCGGACGACCGGGTGACCGTGCGCGAGTTGCACACGGTGGAGATGCTCTACGATGCCGCGCTGCTGGCGTTGCACCAGAGCGTGGCCCGGCTGCCGGAGGCGCGGCGCCACCTGCTGGAGGACACCGTGTCGGCGGCCAAGCCGCTGGCCGGCAAGCGGGTGCTGATCGTCGACGACGACATGCGCAACATCTTCGCGCTGGCCACCGTCCTCGAGGAGCACTCGATGGACATCGTCTGGGCCGACAATGGCCGCGAGGCGATCAGCCGCGTGGCCAATGACCCCCAGATCGAGGTCGTGCTGATGGACATCATGATGCCGGAGATGGACGGCATGGCCACGATGAAGGAGATCCGCAAGCTCCCGCAAGGCAAGAACCTGCCCATGATCGCGGTCACGGCCAAGGCGATGAAGGGCGACCGGGAGAAGTGCATCGAGGCGGGCGCATGGGATTACCTGTCCAAGCCTGTCAACACGCATGACCTCCTGACCGTTCTGAGGGCATGGCTGCACCAGTGA